The following proteins are co-located in the Desulfonatronum thiodismutans genome:
- the gcvPA gene encoding aminomethyl-transferring glycine dehydrogenase subunit GcvPA — MPYIPHTPDEQHRMLDVIGVAGMDDLFAEIPEALRPKSFNLPEGLGEHEVMRHLETLANKNNTRLVGFLGAGFYDHAIPAAVDFLTSRGEFATAYTPYQPEASQGSLQAIFEYQTAVCRLLDMEYANASVYDGGTALYEAMMMAVRHTKRRKIVVDECVNPIYRRMLDCYTSNLHLDMTVVAHREGGSDLKALSAAVDTDTAAIIVQNPNFFGVLEDFSGLFAHARSQGALNIISVYPLMQAILKTPGAMGADIATAEGQSLGLPLSFGGPYLGMMACTKALIRQMPGRIVGRTTDSQGRTGYVLTLQAREQHIRRQKATSNICSNQALCALRAITYLCLMGPQGLANTAMHCSELAHYAARRLLKLPGAKLLSQRPFANEFALVLPRPAYHVMDRLTRRGFLPGFPLGRYYPGLENVLLIACTEKNTREDIGILKELLGGAL, encoded by the coding sequence ATGCCCTACATTCCCCACACCCCGGACGAACAGCACCGCATGCTGGACGTTATCGGCGTCGCCGGCATGGACGACCTGTTCGCGGAGATCCCCGAGGCCCTGCGTCCCAAAAGTTTCAACCTGCCCGAAGGCCTCGGCGAGCATGAGGTCATGCGGCATCTGGAAACCCTGGCGAACAAAAACAACACCCGGCTGGTGGGTTTTCTGGGCGCGGGCTTTTACGACCACGCCATTCCCGCGGCCGTGGACTTTCTGACCTCCCGCGGCGAGTTCGCCACGGCCTACACCCCCTACCAGCCTGAGGCGTCCCAAGGGTCGCTCCAGGCCATTTTCGAGTACCAGACCGCGGTCTGCCGCCTCCTGGACATGGAGTACGCCAATGCCTCGGTCTACGACGGAGGGACCGCCCTGTACGAGGCCATGATGATGGCCGTGCGCCATACCAAACGCCGCAAGATCGTGGTGGACGAGTGCGTCAACCCCATCTATCGCCGGATGCTGGACTGCTACACCTCAAACCTGCATCTGGATATGACCGTGGTCGCCCACCGGGAAGGCGGCTCGGACTTGAAAGCCTTGTCCGCGGCAGTGGATACCGATACCGCGGCGATCATCGTCCAGAACCCGAATTTCTTTGGCGTCCTTGAGGACTTCTCCGGTCTGTTCGCCCATGCCCGGTCCCAGGGCGCCCTGAACATCATCTCCGTCTACCCTTTGATGCAGGCCATTCTGAAGACGCCCGGGGCCATGGGCGCGGACATCGCCACGGCCGAAGGCCAGAGCCTGGGCCTGCCCCTGAGCTTCGGCGGCCCCTATCTGGGCATGATGGCCTGCACCAAGGCCCTGATCCGCCAGATGCCCGGCCGGATTGTCGGGCGGACCACCGACTCCCAGGGCCGAACCGGCTACGTCCTGACCCTCCAGGCCCGGGAACAGCACATCCGCCGCCAAAAAGCCACCTCCAATATCTGCTCCAACCAGGCCCTCTGCGCCCTGCGCGCCATCACCTACCTCTGCTTGATGGGTCCCCAAGGGCTGGCCAACACCGCCATGCACTGCTCCGAACTGGCCCACTACGCGGCCAGACGCCTGCTCAAGCTCCCCGGAGCCAAGCTGCTCAGCCAACGCCCGTTCGCCAACGAGTTCGCCCTAGTCCTGCCCAGGCCCGCCTATCACGTCATGGACCGCCTGACCCGGCGCGGCTTTTTGCCCGGCTTTCCCCTGGGCCGCTACTACCCGGGCCTGGAGAACGTCCTGCTCATCGCCTGCACGGAAAAGAACACCCGCGAAGACATCGGCATCCTCAAGGAACTGCTGGGAGGCGCGCTATGA
- the gcvPB gene encoding aminomethyl-transferring glycine dehydrogenase subunit GcvPB, translating to MKTIFEQSVSGRPGVGLRELKKDLTGLIPQELARDGLPCLPQVGELDVVRHFTRLSRLNFGVDSHFYPLGSCTMKYNPKFMEQAAALPGFSRLHPLVPQFRGAGHFAQGALEVIFETEQLLCEITGMAGFTVHPMAGSHGELAGAMIIAAYHKDKGRKRTKVIVPDSAHGTNPASAAIAGFDVISLESRDGIVDPQALEAVLSEDVAAVMMTCPNTLGLFERHLPRIVELVRSVDALLYYDGANLNAILGKMRVGDAGFDVVHLNLHKTFGTPHGGGGPGSGPVGVCERLVDFLPISRVVKLEDGQFFLDYDYPKSIGYVAPFYGNFGVYLKAYAYILRLGREGLIRVSENAVLAANYLRKRLEEHLEIPHNRICMHEFVASAVRQAAKGVRALDIAKALLDKGYHAPTVYFPLIVKEALMFEPTETESLDTLDQFVDDLIAILEQADQDPAAVQAAPRQTPVSRLDEVKAARNLELTDHCGL from the coding sequence ATGAAGACCATATTCGAACAATCCGTATCCGGGCGCCCCGGCGTCGGGCTGCGGGAGCTGAAGAAGGACTTAACCGGCTTGATCCCTCAGGAGCTGGCCCGGGACGGCCTGCCCTGTTTGCCTCAGGTGGGCGAGCTGGACGTGGTCCGCCATTTCACGCGGCTTTCCCGGCTCAATTTCGGGGTGGACAGCCACTTTTATCCCCTGGGCTCCTGCACCATGAAGTACAACCCCAAGTTCATGGAGCAGGCCGCGGCCCTGCCGGGCTTCAGCCGCCTGCATCCGCTGGTGCCCCAGTTCCGGGGGGCGGGCCATTTCGCCCAGGGCGCATTGGAAGTGATCTTCGAGACCGAACAGCTGCTCTGCGAAATCACGGGCATGGCCGGATTCACGGTCCACCCCATGGCCGGGTCCCACGGCGAACTGGCCGGAGCGATGATCATCGCCGCCTACCACAAGGACAAGGGCCGCAAACGGACCAAGGTCATCGTGCCGGACTCGGCCCACGGCACCAACCCGGCCTCCGCGGCCATTGCCGGCTTTGACGTGATCAGCCTGGAATCCAGGGACGGGATCGTCGATCCCCAGGCCCTGGAAGCCGTGCTCAGCGAGGACGTGGCCGCGGTGATGATGACCTGCCCCAACACCCTGGGCCTGTTCGAACGGCATCTGCCCCGAATCGTGGAACTGGTTCGTTCCGTGGACGCCCTGCTCTACTACGACGGCGCGAACCTGAACGCCATTCTGGGCAAGATGCGCGTGGGCGACGCGGGTTTCGACGTGGTTCACCTGAACCTGCACAAGACCTTCGGCACCCCGCACGGCGGCGGCGGCCCCGGTTCCGGTCCGGTGGGCGTGTGCGAGCGGCTGGTGGATTTTCTGCCGATTTCCCGGGTGGTCAAGCTGGAAGACGGCCAGTTCTTCCTGGACTACGACTACCCCAAGTCCATCGGCTACGTAGCCCCGTTCTACGGCAACTTCGGCGTCTACCTGAAGGCCTACGCCTACATTCTGCGTCTAGGGAGGGAGGGACTGATCCGGGTTTCGGAAAACGCGGTCCTCGCGGCCAACTACCTGCGCAAGCGCCTCGAAGAGCATCTGGAAATCCCGCACAATCGGATCTGCATGCATGAATTCGTGGCCTCGGCCGTGCGCCAGGCGGCCAAGGGCGTCCGGGCCTTGGACATTGCCAAGGCCCTGCTGGACAAGGGCTACCACGCCCCCACGGTCTACTTCCCGCTGATCGTCAAGGAAGCCCTGATGTTCGAACCCACGGAAACCGAATCCCTGGACACTCTGGATCAGTTCGTGGACGACCTGATCGCTATCCTGGAACAGGCCGACCAGGACCCCGCAGCCGTCCAAGCCGCGCCCCGGCAAACCCCGGTCAGCCGCCTGGACGAGGTCAAGGCCGCCCGCAACCTGGAACTGACGGACCACTGCGGGCTTTGA
- a CDS encoding SLC13 family permease has translation MTLDQLTIIAVLVAAMGMFIWGKWRHDMVAAGALLACVFTGLIPGSEAFSGFGHPAVITVVCVLVLSHGLQVSGAVDELARRVLPSAAGPTRSIASLTGLGALLSGFMNNVGAMALLMPVAVKVSGKLGLTPGKVLMPLAFGSILGGTITLIGTPPNLIVSGFRAEAGLGGFGMFDFTPVGLAVTVAGLAFISLVGWRLVPGRRQSDMDDFDTAVYTTEVRITEDSKAVGKRLREVERTLDEADAVIVGLVRSGFRLSAPYPGRILRDGDILMIQAEPKSLASVLSGLGLKLEESVPPSPSKKQESEQGGKDDHSADTMKREKGTEEKGEQGEEGKVRSSEIIVQEMVAMPSAILIGRSARDLELRTRFGINLLAISRQGHRSIKRLRSTPIQAGDVLLLQGSPEALSGFASEFGCVPLAVRDVRVPAKGQAMKASLIMISAVAATALGLVPVAVAFAAGVLAMMALRVVSLRSVYQAVDWPVIVLLGAMLPVAGAMASTGAADLIARFLLDTVAQGHAVLGLAVILVATMLMTDFMNNAATAAVMCPIALSTASLLGVNPDSFLMAVAIGASCAFLTPIGHQNNTLILGPGGFHFGDYWRMGLPTDILVVAVALPMLLWVWPL, from the coding sequence ATGACACTGGACCAACTTACGATCATCGCCGTTCTCGTGGCCGCCATGGGCATGTTCATTTGGGGCAAATGGCGGCACGACATGGTGGCCGCCGGGGCGTTGCTGGCCTGCGTCTTCACTGGACTGATACCCGGATCTGAGGCGTTTTCGGGGTTCGGCCATCCGGCCGTGATCACCGTGGTCTGCGTTCTCGTGCTCAGTCACGGCCTGCAGGTTTCCGGAGCCGTGGACGAATTGGCCCGACGGGTCCTGCCGTCCGCCGCCGGACCGACGAGAAGCATTGCTTCCCTGACCGGGCTCGGAGCTTTGCTTTCCGGATTCATGAACAATGTTGGGGCCATGGCTTTGTTGATGCCTGTGGCGGTCAAGGTGTCGGGCAAGTTGGGGCTGACTCCGGGCAAGGTCTTGATGCCTTTGGCCTTCGGCTCGATCCTGGGCGGGACCATCACCCTGATCGGCACCCCGCCGAATTTGATCGTCTCCGGGTTTCGGGCCGAGGCGGGATTGGGCGGTTTCGGCATGTTCGACTTCACCCCGGTGGGGCTTGCCGTAACCGTCGCGGGCTTGGCCTTCATTTCCCTGGTGGGCTGGCGCTTGGTCCCCGGGCGCAGGCAGTCGGACATGGATGATTTCGACACCGCAGTCTACACCACGGAAGTGCGGATCACCGAGGACAGCAAGGCCGTTGGAAAGCGGTTGCGGGAGGTGGAACGAACCCTGGACGAGGCCGATGCCGTGATCGTGGGCCTGGTCCGGAGCGGGTTCCGGCTGTCCGCGCCGTATCCGGGACGGATCTTGCGGGACGGCGATATTTTGATGATTCAGGCCGAACCCAAGTCTTTGGCTTCCGTGCTGTCCGGGTTGGGATTGAAACTGGAAGAAAGCGTACCGCCTTCACCAAGCAAAAAGCAGGAGTCGGAGCAAGGCGGGAAGGACGACCATTCAGCCGACACGATGAAGCGGGAGAAAGGGACGGAGGAAAAAGGCGAACAAGGGGAAGAAGGGAAGGTCAGGTCCAGCGAGATCATCGTCCAGGAAATGGTGGCCATGCCCAGCGCGATCCTGATCGGCCGCTCGGCCAGGGACCTGGAACTGCGAACCCGTTTCGGAATCAATCTGTTGGCCATTTCCCGTCAAGGACACCGGTCCATCAAACGGCTGCGTTCAACGCCGATCCAGGCCGGAGACGTGTTGTTGCTGCAAGGTTCGCCGGAAGCGCTGTCCGGTTTCGCCTCGGAGTTCGGCTGCGTGCCTTTGGCGGTGCGGGACGTGCGGGTTCCGGCGAAAGGCCAGGCCATGAAAGCGTCCTTGATCATGATCAGCGCGGTGGCCGCCACGGCCCTGGGATTGGTTCCGGTGGCCGTGGCCTTTGCCGCCGGGGTGCTGGCGATGATGGCCTTGAGGGTCGTCTCGTTGCGCTCGGTTTACCAGGCCGTGGATTGGCCCGTGATCGTTCTCCTGGGGGCCATGCTGCCGGTGGCCGGGGCCATGGCTTCCACCGGAGCCGCGGATCTGATCGCTCGGTTTCTTCTGGACACGGTGGCCCAGGGCCACGCCGTGCTCGGCTTGGCGGTGATTCTGGTGGCGACCATGCTCATGACCGACTTCATGAACAACGCGGCCACCGCCGCGGTGATGTGCCCCATCGCGCTGAGCACCGCGTCCCTGTTGGGAGTCAACCCGGACTCCTTTCTGATGGCCGTGGCCATCGGCGCGTCCTGCGCCTTCCTGACGCCCATCGGCCACCAGAACAATACGTTGATCCTGGGACCGGGGGGGTTCCACTTCGGGGACTATTGGCGCATGGGCCTGCCCACGGACATCCTGGTCGTTGCAGTGGCGCTGCCTATGCTGCTTTGGGTCTGGCCGCTGTAG
- a CDS encoding MTH1187 family thiamine-binding protein encodes MGEHDAMNVLAELSIFPMDKGDSLAPYVARAVAIIQQSGLAYTFGPMSTVIEGHWDQVVDVVGRCQADLATDCDRILVYLRLDCRRGRKDAIGSKVRSVEAKLAGT; translated from the coding sequence ATGGGTGAACATGACGCGATGAACGTTTTGGCTGAGTTATCCATTTTTCCCATGGACAAGGGCGACAGTCTGGCACCCTACGTGGCCCGAGCCGTAGCCATTATCCAGCAAAGCGGATTGGCCTATACGTTCGGGCCCATGAGCACGGTGATCGAAGGCCACTGGGATCAGGTGGTGGACGTGGTGGGGCGTTGCCAGGCGGACTTGGCGACGGACTGCGACCGGATTCTGGTCTATCTGCGCCTGGATTGTCGGCGGGGCAGGAAAGACGCCATTGGTTCCAAGGTTCGCTCCGTGGAGGCTAAGCTCGCCGGAACGTGA
- a CDS encoding ATP-binding protein translates to MELTDSLLEVAAERCRVMTGEMLNGIVHNLNNPVHALTMQTELLRNSLNKEGLDALRPNLLEKCTRLERVAQELKSQLDTLSWRDTYVNPTRQLINPAHFGSWLLQFWQGDLLFKHNVAATLSTDPPPPHIQTVPLALTWCLEEPLSALMSILGSSNVQGTPDLTLKLTLEFGPLPDGGLAVRMTTTSKADLRGLAGEIRHVQELRELTSALGWDWSANLDQGMLSVRMAVPGKGEQGG, encoded by the coding sequence ATGGAACTGACCGACTCCTTGCTGGAAGTGGCCGCCGAGCGTTGTCGGGTCATGACCGGAGAGATGCTCAACGGGATCGTGCACAACCTGAACAACCCGGTGCACGCCTTGACCATGCAGACGGAGTTGTTGCGCAATTCCCTGAACAAGGAGGGGCTTGACGCGTTGCGTCCGAACTTGCTGGAGAAGTGCACGCGTCTGGAGCGCGTGGCCCAGGAGTTGAAATCACAACTCGACACCCTTTCCTGGCGGGACACCTACGTCAACCCGACTCGACAGCTCATCAACCCCGCGCATTTCGGTTCCTGGCTGCTCCAGTTCTGGCAGGGCGATCTGTTGTTCAAGCACAACGTCGCCGCGACTCTCTCCACTGATCCCCCGCCCCCTCATATTCAGACCGTTCCCCTGGCCTTGACCTGGTGCCTGGAAGAGCCTTTGTCGGCCCTGATGTCCATTTTGGGAAGCAGCAACGTTCAGGGAACACCGGACTTGACCCTGAAGCTGACTTTGGAATTCGGGCCCTTGCCCGACGGCGGGCTGGCGGTCCGGATGACCACGACCTCGAAGGCCGATCTCCGCGGCTTGGCGGGTGAAATCCGGCATGTCCAGGAACTGCGTGAGCTGACCTCCGCCTTGGGATGGGACTGGAGCGCGAACCTGGACCAGGGGATGTTGTCCGTGCGCATGGCTGTTCCTGGAAAGGGTGAGCAAGGAGGCTGA
- a CDS encoding PilZ domain-containing protein produces the protein MSEQKRTYSRVETYFPGRLRLLAPGEENAVYQGCFGCDAAQSVALRPKGANMPEALLDFLETINSKLDMLLSLANREHLESTFPVAVNIVEISGAGLIFTADREFAMDDRLELVLFLSQFPLQTAGAMGRIHRRDDQSGNSAWAVDFTSIREQDREAIVRYVFQQQRERIRESKQWN, from the coding sequence ATGAGCGAGCAAAAGCGGACCTATTCCAGGGTGGAGACTTATTTTCCGGGTCGGTTGCGTCTTCTCGCGCCGGGAGAAGAAAATGCCGTCTATCAGGGATGTTTCGGCTGCGACGCTGCCCAGAGCGTGGCGTTGCGGCCCAAGGGCGCGAACATGCCCGAGGCCTTGCTGGATTTTTTGGAAACCATCAATTCCAAACTGGATATGCTGCTCAGTCTGGCCAATCGGGAGCACCTGGAAAGCACGTTCCCCGTGGCCGTGAACATCGTGGAAATCAGCGGCGCGGGGCTGATTTTCACTGCGGACCGGGAATTTGCCATGGACGACCGGTTGGAACTGGTGCTCTTTCTGAGTCAGTTCCCGTTGCAGACGGCCGGAGCCATGGGCAGGATTCATCGCCGGGACGACCAGTCCGGCAATTCGGCCTGGGCCGTGGACTTTACCTCCATTCGCGAGCAGGACCGGGAGGCCATAGTCCGGTACGTCTTTCAACAGCAACGGGAGCGCATCCGGGAGAGTAAACAATGGAACTGA
- a CDS encoding NIL domain-containing protein — protein MSETKETIYLTFPPDVSNQPVVCNLARVYGLTFNILKARISPKQEGQMTLEIIGDRKKCREGLRYLKEHGVAITPVAQKIRRVEDSCVHCGLCTALCPTKALRVDLNSREVLFLREKCSACGLCTSLCPVKAMVLETENGIWEAITEGA, from the coding sequence ATGTCCGAAACCAAGGAAACCATCTACCTGACCTTTCCTCCCGACGTGTCCAACCAGCCTGTGGTTTGCAATCTGGCCCGGGTTTACGGTTTGACTTTTAATATCCTCAAAGCCCGCATTTCTCCAAAGCAGGAAGGTCAGATGACCCTGGAGATCATCGGGGATCGGAAGAAATGTCGCGAGGGGCTGCGGTATCTTAAGGAGCATGGGGTGGCCATCACCCCGGTGGCGCAGAAGATTCGCCGAGTGGAGGATTCCTGCGTCCACTGCGGTCTGTGTACGGCGCTGTGCCCGACCAAGGCCCTGCGCGTGGACCTGAACAGCCGGGAAGTCCTGTTTTTGCGTGAAAAATGTTCGGCCTGCGGCCTGTGCACCAGTCTGTGTCCGGTGAAGGCCATGGTCCTGGAAACCGAGAACGGGATTTGGGAGGCGATCACGGAGGGAGCATGA
- the ybgF gene encoding tol-pal system protein YbgF produces MKYRLIIVLISLLMASCMASRSEMDTLSARVWDQEQQQRRLQGQLAALDQELTRLLTEMEGVSTPMRATQANLWAEVEALRIQTATMQGQMEELQRMLQGDRPGEGGGHIADLGRQVAYLDRSVTMIASQLALDLGPRPDAPVAGRPDSPDGPDQLVMVDPDALMPDRPQPPMVPSTADDPAQALYDLALQAFHDRNYAQAQRMWQEFATTFPQHPLLSNALFWQGESFFQMEDYGQAVLAYQDVISKHPQSNKYAASMLKQGASFFRLGKDRAGVLVLEDLVNRFPDQPEAARGKSLLDEQRGR; encoded by the coding sequence ATGAAATACCGTTTGATTATCGTACTGATCAGCCTGCTCATGGCCTCCTGCATGGCGTCCAGGAGCGAGATGGACACCCTGTCCGCCCGGGTCTGGGACCAGGAGCAGCAGCAGCGCCGGTTGCAGGGCCAGTTGGCCGCCCTGGATCAGGAACTGACCAGGTTGCTGACGGAAATGGAAGGGGTGAGCACCCCAATGCGCGCCACCCAGGCCAACCTGTGGGCAGAGGTCGAAGCCCTGCGCATCCAGACCGCCACCATGCAGGGCCAGATGGAAGAGTTGCAGCGCATGCTTCAGGGGGATCGTCCTGGAGAAGGCGGTGGGCATATCGCTGATCTGGGCCGTCAGGTGGCCTACCTGGACCGTTCCGTGACCATGATCGCCAGTCAGTTGGCGCTGGATTTGGGACCGCGGCCGGACGCCCCGGTCGCTGGGCGGCCGGACTCGCCGGATGGCCCGGATCAACTGGTCATGGTCGATCCGGACGCCTTGATGCCGGACCGCCCGCAACCGCCGATGGTCCCATCCACCGCGGACGATCCGGCCCAAGCCTTGTACGATTTGGCCCTGCAGGCCTTCCATGACCGCAACTACGCCCAGGCCCAGCGGATGTGGCAGGAATTCGCCACGACCTTTCCGCAGCATCCTCTGCTGTCCAACGCTCTGTTCTGGCAGGGTGAAAGTTTTTTCCAGATGGAAGATTACGGCCAAGCCGTACTGGCCTACCAGGACGTGATCAGCAAGCATCCCCAGAGCAACAAGTACGCGGCCTCCATGCTCAAGCAGGGAGCGTCCTTTTTCCGGCTGGGCAAGGACAGGGCCGGAGTGCTGGTTCTGGAAGATCTGGTCAACCGGTTTCCGGATCAGCCCGAGGCTGCCCGGGGGAAGAGTTTGCTGGATGAGCAGCGGGGGCGGTAG
- a CDS encoding PLD nuclease N-terminal domain-containing protein, giving the protein MFDLPTSQLVLILGLLTLPILPNLWAIWHSFHSEFATPQEKMVWIAASVFLPVLGGLAYLIWGRKRVRREQ; this is encoded by the coding sequence ATGTTTGATCTGCCGACATCACAGCTTGTCTTGATCCTGGGGCTTCTGACCCTGCCTATCCTGCCCAACCTATGGGCCATCTGGCATTCGTTTCATTCGGAATTCGCCACGCCTCAGGAAAAAATGGTCTGGATTGCCGCCAGCGTGTTCCTGCCCGTTCTGGGCGGACTGGCTTATTTGATCTGGGGCCGTAAACGAGTCCGGAGGGAACAATGA
- the lspA gene encoding signal peptidase II: MAPRYRLVLTLALVVLVLDQVTKLWVASSLPLWASKTVIPGFFNLVHVLNKGAAFGFLSDLDASWRPYFFLGVTALAVVLILHLLRTVPREDTVLFTALGLILGGALGNLIDRIRLGEVVDFLDFYIGQYHWPAFNVADIAISIGSVLLLVSVYRTRRYGLVSKDDN; the protein is encoded by the coding sequence ATGGCGCCCCGGTATCGTCTTGTTTTGACCCTGGCCCTGGTGGTGCTGGTCCTGGACCAGGTTACCAAGCTCTGGGTGGCGTCTTCGTTGCCTTTGTGGGCGTCCAAGACCGTGATTCCCGGTTTTTTCAATCTGGTGCACGTCCTGAACAAGGGTGCGGCCTTCGGCTTCCTGAGCGATCTGGACGCCTCGTGGCGGCCGTATTTCTTTCTGGGCGTGACCGCCCTGGCCGTGGTCCTGATCCTGCACCTGCTCCGCACCGTGCCCAGGGAGGATACCGTTTTGTTCACGGCTTTGGGCCTGATTCTGGGTGGAGCCCTAGGCAATCTGATCGATCGGATCCGCCTGGGCGAGGTGGTCGACTTTTTGGACTTTTACATCGGCCAGTACCATTGGCCGGCGTTCAACGTGGCGGATATCGCCATCAGCATCGGCTCGGTCCTGCTCCTGGTCTCGGTCTATCGCACCCGACGCTACGGTCTGGTCTCCAAGGACGACAATTGA